The DNA region CCACCGGCATCGTGCAGGCTGGCTGTGGCTTGGGAAATCCGCGGCCATTTCCGGCGTCGGGGATCTCCACCAGACACTCACGGCAGGCTCCGGCCGGGTCCAGCAGCGGATGGTCGCAGAACCTTGGGATGACGGTGCCGTTCTGCTCGGCGGCTCGAATGATGAGGGTGCCCTTCGGCACGCTCACCGGCTCGCCGTCGATCGTGAGGGTGACGAGATTCTCCTTGGCGACGACCTCGTCGTTCTTCGTGTCCACACTCATGCCTTCACTCCGAACTCGCTGGAGACGCCACTGCCCATGTCCTCGGCGGAGAAGATGGCGCTCCTCTCATAGGGCAGCAGCTGCCAGGCGGGAATGCCCTTGCACCCTGCCTCGAACTCATCGCGGAAATTGCCGACGGCGCCACGTACGCAGCCCACGGCACCATCGGCCAGGGCACAGAACGACTTGCCACCGATGTTGTCGACGACGTCCATGAGCTTGTCGACGTCGCCGGGTTCACCCTCACCGGCCTCGATCTTGCGCAGCATCTGCACCAGCCACCAGGTGCCCTCGCGGCACGGGGTGCATTTCCCACACGACTCGTGCTTGTAGAACTCCACCCAACGCAAGGTGGCACGCACCACCGAGGTGGTCTCGTCGAAGCACTGCAGCGCCTTGGTGCCCAGCATGGTCTTCGCCGCCGCGAGGTTCTCGTAGTCCAGCGGGGTGTCCAGGTGCTCGGGAGTGAGCATCGGGGTGGACGAACCGCCCGGGGTGAAGAACTTCAACTCGTGGCCGGCACGCATGCCCCCGGAAAGATCGATGAGTTCGCGCAAGGTGACCCCCATCGGGGCCTCGTACTGGCCGGGGTGGGCAACGTGGCCCGAGACCGAGTACATGGTGAAACCGCTGGACTTCTCACTGCCCATCGACTTGTACCATGCGGCACCGTTGGCCAGGATCGAGGGCACCGACGAGATGGACTCGACGTTGTTGATGACCGTCGGGGAGGCGTACAGGCCGGCGACGGCCGGGAACGGTGGACGCAGTCGGGGTTGGCCACGCCGTCCTTCCAGGGAGTCCAGCAGGGCGGTCTCCTCGCCACAGATGTAGGCGCCGGCACCGGAGTGCACGACGATGTCCAGGTCGTAGCCCGAGCCCAGGATGTTCTTGCCCAGGTATCCGGCCGAGTACGCCTCGCGTACTGCCT from Cutibacterium granulosum includes:
- the nuoF gene encoding NADH-quinone oxidoreductase subunit NuoF; this encodes MTPVLSAHWGEERSWKLVNYERTGGYVGLRNALQMAPEEVAGQVKEANLRGRGGAGFPSGVKWGFVPKDNPNPTYLVVNGDESEPGTCKDMPLMMASPHTLVEGAIIASYAIRAKMAFLYIRGEVLHVIRRVQQAVREAYSAGYLGKNILGSGYDLDIVVHSGAGAYICGEETALLDSLEGRRGQPRLRPPFPAVAGLYASPTVINNVESISSVPSILANGAAWYKSMGSEKSSGFTMYSVSGHVAHPGQYEAPMGVTLRELIDLSGGMRAGHELKFFTPGGSSTPMLTPEHLDTPLDYENLAAAKTMLGTKALQCFDETTSVVRATLRWVEFYKHESCGKCTPCREGTWWLVQMLRKIEAGEGEPGDVDKLMDVVDNIGGKSFCALADGAVGCVRGAVGNFRDEFEAGCKGIPAWQLLPYERSAIFSAEDMGSGVSSEFGVKA